One stretch of Arachis hypogaea cultivar Tifrunner chromosome 20, arahy.Tifrunner.gnm2.J5K5, whole genome shotgun sequence DNA includes these proteins:
- the LOC112786909 gene encoding pentatricopeptide repeat-containing protein At2g22070-like, whose product MGITKSPCTTSYDSHSDLYVDVLQSAIKSRDPFVGRSVHARIIKHGLHLGVFLMNNLLNFYAKTGSFSDVHRVFAEMPLKTIFSWNNILSAYAKRENFEAAQRVFDEIPEPDSVSWTSMIVGYNMLGHFDNAIHMFLRMISCGVSPTQFTFTNVLASCAATEALDIDRKVHSFIIKLGLSSVAPVANSLLNTYAKSVDSVMVKVVFGRMSSSSKPDKYTLGSVLSTCANLENLKLGKQIHAYMVRANIDISGAVRNALILMYAKAGGNEIAHGIVDITGISNLDVIAFTSLLDGFVKIGDINLARDIFDSLEF is encoded by the exons ATGGGGATCACAAAATCTCCCTGCACTACTTCTTATGATTCCCATTCCGATTTATACGTCGATGTTCTCCAATCCGCTATCAAATCCAGAGACCCTTTTGTCGGAAGATCCGTTCATGCTCGAATCATCAAACACGGCCTTCACTTGGGTGTCTTCTTGATGAACAATCTCCTCAATTTTTATGCTAAAACTGGTTCCTTCTCTGATGTTCACCGCGTGTTCGCTGAAATGCcattgaagaccattttctcttgGAACAACATTCTGTCAGCATATGCCAAAAGGGAGAACTTCGAAGCTGCACAGCGAGTGTTTGATGAAATTCCTGAACCCGATTCTGTTTCCTGGACTTCAATGATAGTGGGGTATAACATGTTGGGTCATTTTGATAATGCCATTCATATGTTTCTCAGGATGATTTCATGTGGAGTGTCGCCAACCCAGTTCACATTTACCAATGTTCTTGCTTCATGTGCTGCAACTGAAGCACTGGATATTGATAGAAAAGTTCACTCCTTCATTATAAAACTTGGATTATCCAGTGTTGCTCCTGTGGCCAATTCACTTCTTAACACGTATGCAAAGTCAGTTGATTCAGTAATGGTGAAGGTTGTGTTTGGCCGGATGAG TTCATCTTCAAAGCCAGATAAGTACACCTTGGGAAGTGTTCTGTCAACTTGTGCCAATCTTGAAAATTTGAAACTTGGGAAACAAATCCATGCGTACATGGTAAGAGCTAATATAGACATATCTGGAGCCGTGAGAAATGCTCTGATCTTAATGTATGCAAAGGCTGGTGGCAATGAAATTGCTCATGGGATTGTAGATATTACAGGTATCTCAAATCTTGATGTTATAGCATTCACATCACTGCTAGATGGCTTTGTCAAAATTGGGGATATAAACCTGGCAAGAGATATATTTGACTCACTAGAATTTTGA
- the LOC112786836 gene encoding pentatricopeptide repeat-containing protein At2g22070: MGITKPPCISSYASHSDLYADVLQSAIKSRDPFVGRSVHARIIKHGLHLGVFLMNNLLNFYAKTGSFSDVHRVFAEMPLKTIFSWNTILSAYAKRGNFEAARRVFDEIPEPDSVSWTSMIVGYNMLGRCDNAIHMFLRMISCGVSPTQFTFTNVLASCAATEALDIGRKVHSFIVKLGLSSVVPVANSLLNMYAKSGDSVMAKVVFDRMRLKDKSTWNTMISMHMRFGQLDLGLAHFQEMTDPDIVSWNSIITGYTHQGHDVKALEVFSLMLNSSSSKPDKYTLGSVLSACANLENLKLGKQIHAYMVRANLDISGAVRNALILMYAKAGGIEIAHRIVDIIGISNLDVIAFTSLLDGFVKIGDINPARDIFDSLEYPDVVAWTAMIVGYAQNGLLSDALDLFRKMVREGPKPNNYTLAAVLSVFSSLASLGHGKQLHATAIRLQEASSISVGNALITMYSRSGSIRDARKVFKQICSNKNKLTWTCMIIALAQHGFGKDAVELFDTMLKLDIEPDQITYVGVLSACSHVGLVQQGKSYFSLMKNVHHIEPTSSHYACMIDLLGRAGLLEEAYHFIKNMSVEPDVIAWGSLLASCRVHKNVDLAKVAAENLLLLDPNNSGAYSALANTLSACGRWKDAAMIRKAMKDRAVKKEQGISWVQIQNKVHIFGVEDGLHPQRDAIYKMISKIWTEIKKMGFIPDTDSVLHDLDQEVKEQILRHHSEKLAIAFALLNTPGYATLRIMKNLRVCNDCHSAIKYISKLVGREIIVRDSTRFHHFNDGSCSCQDYW; this comes from the coding sequence ATGGGGATCACAAAACCTCCTTGCATTAGTTCTTATGCTTCCCATTCCGATTTATACGCCGATGTTCTCCAATCCGCTATCAAATCCAGAGACCCTTTTGTCGGAAGATCCGTTCATGCTCGAATCATCAAACATGGCCTTCACTTGGGTGTCTTCTTGATGAACAATCTCCTCAATTTTTATGCTAAAACTGGATCCTTCTCTGATGTTCACCGCGTGTTCGCTGAAATGCCGctgaagaccattttctcttgGAACACCATTCTGTCAGCATATGCCAAAAGGGGGAACTTCGAAGCTGCACGGCGAGTGTTTGATGAAATTCCTGAACCCGATTCTGTTTCCTGGACTTCAATGATAGTGGGGTATAACATGTTGGGTCGTTGTGATAATGCCATTCATATGTTTCTCAGGATGATTTCATGTGGAGTGTCGCCAACCCAGTTCACATTTACCAATGTTCTTGCTTCATGTGCTGCAACTGAAGCACTGGATATTGGTAGAAAGGTTCACTCCTTCATTGTAAAACTTGGATTATCCAGTGTTGTTCCTGTGGCCAATTCACTTCTTAACATGTATGCAAAGTCAGGTGATTCAGTAATGGCAAAGGTTGTGTTTGACCGGATGAGGTTGAAAGACAAATCAACTTGGAATACTATGATTTCAATGCATATGCGTTTTGGTCAACTTGACCTTGGACTTGCCCATTTTCAGGAAATGACTGATCCAGACATTGTCTCTTGGAATTCGATCATTACAGGATATACTCATCAAGGGCATGATGTCAAAGCCCTTGAAGTTTTTTCGCTTATGCTTAACAGTTCATCTTCAAAGCCAGATAAGTACACCTTGGGAAGTGTTTTGTCAGCTTGTGCCAATCTTGAAAATTTGAAACTTGGGAAACAAATCCATGCGTACATGGTAAGAGCTAATCTAGACATATCTGGAGCCGTGAGAAATGCTCTGATCTTAATGTATGCAAAGGCTGGTGGCATTGAAATTGCTCATAGGATTGTAGATATTATAGGTATCTCAAATCTTGATGTTATAGCATTCACATCACTGTTAGATGGCTTTGTCAAAATTGGGGATATAAACCCGGCAAGAGATATATTTGACTCACTAGAATATCCAGATGTAGTTGCATGGACAGCCATGATTGTAGGTTATGCACAGAATGGTTTACTTAGCGATGCTTTGGATCTCTTCAGGAAAATGGTTAGAGAAGGTCCAAAGCCAAACAACTATACTTTAGCTGCAGTTTTAAGTGTCTTTTCAAGCTTGGCTTCACTTGGTCACGGTAAGCAGCTTCATGCAACTGCCATAAGATTGCAAGAAGCATCATCAATTTCTGTTGGTAATGCTTTAATTACTATGTATTCAAGATCAGGAAGCATCAGAGATGCAAGGAAAGTATTCAAACAGATATGCTCTAACAAGAATAAATTGACTTGGACTTGCATGATTATAGCTCTAGCTCAACATGGTTTTGGAAAAGATGCCGTAGAACTGTTTGACACTATGCTGAAACTTGATATAGAGCCTGACCAAATTACTTATGTTGGTGTCTTGTCTGCTTGTTCGCATGTGGGATTGGTACAACAGGGTAAGAGTTACTTTAGTTTAATGAAAAATGTTCATCACATTGAACCCACTTCTAGCCATTATGCTTGCATGATTGACCTGCTTGGGCGTGCTGGattgcttgaagaagcatatCATTTTATAAAAAACATGTCTGTTGAACCAGATGTTATAGCTTGGGGTTCACTTTTGGCTTCTTGCAGGGTTCATAAAAATGTGGATTTAGCTAAAGTGGCAGCTGAAAATTTGCTTCTTCTTGATCCCAACAATAGTGGGGCTTACTCGGCACTTGCTAATACGCTTTCAGCTTGTGGAAGATGGAAAGATGCTGCTATGATTAGGAAAGCAATGAAGGACAGAGCAGTAAAGAAGGAACAAGGAATAAGCTGGGTTCAAATCCAGAACAAGGTCCATATTTTTGGGGTTGAAGATGGGCTTCATCCACAAAGAGATGCAATATATAAAATGATTTCAAAAATATGGACGGAGATAAAGAAAATGGGCTTTATTCCAGACACTGATTCTGTCTTGCATGATCTAGACCAAGAAGTGAAGGAACAAATCCTTAGACACCATAGCGAAAAACTCGCTATTGCATTTGCTTTGTTAAATACTCCAGGATATGCCACACTAAGGATAATGAAGAACCTTAGAGTCTGCAATGACTGTCATTCCGCCATAAAATATATCTCTAAGCTTGTCGGTAGAGAAATTATTGTAAGAGACTCCACACGTTTTCATCATTTCAATGATGGTTCATGTTCATGTCAGGATTACTGGTAG